The sequence GGTAGGTCGGTGGCCCGGTGAGGCTCCGAAACGGGCTGAGCTGGTGCTTTGCTGTTTGTGGGCTCTTGTTGCGGGTACTCGGCGGCAGGCGGCGGATGAGGTGATCGGTCTCGGTTCTTCGAGGGCTGAGGGAGCGTGCGGTGGGCATCGCGGGGATGTCGGTTGCCAAGGCCGTGCTCGCCGCGCCGTTCGCGGCGGTGGACATGGCTTCGACGCTGGCCGTCAGCGGTGCGGTGGCGGGGACGCGGGCGGCCGCGGTCGGCGTGGGAACCACCGCCCGTGTCGCCACGGGGACCGTCCATGAGGTCGGGAGGCGGGGGGCGGCTGTCCTGCGCGGGGGCGTCGAGGGCGGGAAAGCCGCTGAAGGCCGGCGAAAGAGCGAGGAAGCGCCGGACCAGAAGGACGGCCGGCCGGGCGTGGGCTCTACGGTCCGAGCGGTGGCGGAGGCGGGGTTCGACCGTGCGACCCGGGTGTCCGGGGCTGTGGTCGCGTTGGCCGCGGGGGAGTCCGGTCGCCGGGTGTGGGCGCGGGGCGGACGGGCGCACATCCGGGCCAACGGCCTGGCGGGCGGCGGGAGGCGGCAACGGCGATACACCAAGGCGCTGAGGGATGCGCTTCTGAGTCTGGAAGGCGTGGACCTGGCGGAGGTCAACGCGGTCACCGGTCACGTCCTGGTGGCGTACGCGGAGGGCGCGGTGGACCTCGACACCCTGGTGTCGACGGTCGAGGACGTGGAGGAGGCGCACGGGGCCGCCCGGTTCGACGAGGCCGCGCACGCGCGTCGACCGGACGACGAGATGGCGTGGACGGCGGCGATGTCCGCCCTGGTGGCCGACTGCGCGGGCGCCGCTGGAGCACTGGCCGGGCGGCTGCTGTTCCTTCCGCCGGTGCCGAGGCCGGTGGTGGCGGCGGTGTCGGTGGCGGACTCCATGCCCAGGGTGCGGGCGGCCCTGGAGCGGCGGCTGGGCGCGCCGCGCGCCGACGCTCTGCTCGGTGTGGCCAGTGCCGTCGTGCACGGGGCCGGGCAGGGGCTCGTCCCGGTGGCCGTTGACGCCGCCCACCGGGTCTTTCAGCTTTACGAGATCCAGGCGCGACGCGAGGTGTGGGAGGCCCGCGAGCCGCGGCTGGCGGGCGGCCGGCCGCAAGACTGGGGCCGCCGTGCCCAGCGTCCTTGCCCGCTTCCGGACGGGCCGGTGGAGAAGGCCGCGGACCGTACGTCGCTGGGTCACCTCATCGGAGCTGCCGGGGTCCTGGCGGGCACGCGCGATGTGTCCGCCGTCGCCGACCTGCTGTTGGCGACCGTGCCGAAGGCGGCACGGCACGGGCGGGAGGCGTTCGCGGCGGTGCTGGCACATGACCTTGCGCGGCGGGGCGTGGTGCAGCTGGACCCGGGGGCGCTGCGGCGGCTGGACCGGGTCAGCGCGGTGGTGATCGACTCCGCCGTGCTGTGCGATGGGGAGCTGCGGCTGCTGTCGGCGGTCGCCACCGGTGACGTGCTGGACGACGCGGGCGTGTGGCGTGCCGCGAGCGCGTTGCTGGCCGGGTACGGTCGCGATGACCTGGAAGGGCCCGGGCCGTGGCGGGGGAGGCCCGAGGGCGGTCGGGAGGCGGCGGGGTGCCGGCTGGAGCGGGCGGCCGACGCACCGTCCGGCGGCCCCGCCGACCCGTGCGGCGTCACGCTGGACCTACTCGACGAGCAACGAGGACGGTGCGGCCGGGTGTGGGTCGGGTCCTCGCTCGACCCCCTGGCGGAGGCCCTGCTCTCGGCGGCGCATGAGGCGGCCGACGTGGTGGTCCTGACCGAGCATGCCAGCACCCGTGAGCTGTTGGCCTGGGGCGATGACTCCGCGGTGGCCGCGGACCGGCTGGTGCGGTGCGTGAGTGACCTGCAGCGCGACGGCCATGGGGTTCTGGCCGTCGCATGCGGGCAGGATCAGGCGCTCGATGCTGCCGACGTGGGGATCGGTGTGCTGCGCGATGATCGTCCGGTCGACTGGCGCGCCGACCTGCTGTGCGGTCCGGGCCTGGCGGAGGCGTGGCGGTTGCTGGTGGCGGTCCGGTCGGCGCGGCGTGCCAGCGAGCGTGCCGCACAGTTGTCGCTGAGCGCGTCCGCGCTGGGTGCGCTGCTGATCGCGGGAAGGCCGCGCCGGCGCCGCGCCGGACGAGTGAGGCTGCGCCGCGTGGTCGGGTCCTGGCACGACGTGCCCCCGGTGCACGCGGCCTCGTTGCCGGCGATGGCGGTCAACGCGGTGAGCGCCCGGCGGCTGAACCACCGACCGCTGCCGCTGCCCATCGTCCGGGACGACTGGCACGCCCTCACCGCCGAGGCGGCGTGGCGGCGGTTGTCGCGCATCGCCGCCGAGCGCGCAGCCGGGAACGGCGCGGAAACGCAGGCCGCAGGGCTCGCGAAGGTGCCGCTGCTGCGCCGGGCCGTGGCCGGGCCCGCCGGCACGGGGTTGCGTATCGCCGCGGCCGTGCGGCAGGAACTCGCCGACCCGCTGACTCCCGTCCTCGCACTCGGGGCGGCGGCTTCGGCGGTGGTCGGCTCCAGCGTCGACGCGCTGCTCGTCGCCGGGGTCGTGGCGGGCAACGCCCTCGTCGGCGGCGCCCAGCGCATGCGGGCGGAGAAGGCACTGGGCGAGCTGCTGCTGACACAACGGATCCACGCCCGCCGCCTGCGCGTCGACGCGCAGGCGGTCGTGGAGGGGCAAGCAGGGGAGGCGGCCGGTGAGAGGGACTTCGCGCGGCTGCGGACCGCGGAGAGCGACCGGGTCACGGCCGACCGCCTGCACACCGGAGACGTGATCCTGCTGCGTTCGGAGGACGTCGTGCCCGCGGACGCCCGGCTGCTCTGGGCCGAATCGCTGGAGGTGGACGAGGCCGCGCTCACCGGTGAGTCGGTACCCGTCGACAAGAGCGTCGAGCCTTCCCCGGGCGCCGGCCCCGCCGACCGGCACTGCATGGTCTACGAGGGCACCACGGTCGTGGCAGGCGAAGCGGGGGCCGTCGTCGTCGCCACTGCCGAGGCCACCGAGGCGGGACGGGCCGCGGCCCTCGCCGGCGCCGCGGACGTCTCCTCCAGCATGCAGGCCCACCTGGCCGAGCTCACCCACCGGGCCCTGCCCGCCACGGTTCTGGGCGGCGCGGCCGTCACCCTGCTCGGGATGCTGCGCGGCCGGCCCCTGCGCCGCGGCCTCGGATCCGGCGTCGCGGTCGCCGTGGCCGCCGTCCCCGAGGGGCTGCCCCTGGTCGCCACCATCTCCCAGCTGGCCGCGGCGCGGCGGCTGTCACGCCTGGGGGTGCTGGTCCGCTCCACCCGGGCGCTGGAGGCCCTCGGCCGGGTGGACACCCTGTGCTTCGACAAGACCGGCACCCTCACCGAGGGCCGGCTCCGCGTGGTCCGCGCGTCCGGTTCCACCCGTCCGCTGCCCCTGACCGGGGAGGGCGGCCGGGGCCTCCTGCGGGTCGCCGCGCGGGCCTGCCCACCGCCGGGCGGCGGGCAGGCCCCCCACGCCACCGACCGGGCCGTCCTGGAGCGCGCGGAGAACCTGCCACCCGACAGCCGGTGGCGCCTGGAAGAGGAACTGCCCTTCGAGACCACCCGGGGGTTCTCCGCCTCGCTCGGGCACGACGACGACCGAGCGGTCATCGCCGTCAAGGGCGCTCCCGAAGTGCTCCTGGCCAAATGCAGCCGGGTCCATGGCGGAGCCAAGGGTGGTCGGGACAAGCCGCTCACCGCCGCCCGGCGCCGCGCCGCCGCCGCGACCGTCCGCCGGCTGGCGGGACAGGGCCTGCGCGTGCTCGCCATCGCCGAACGGAACGTCCCCGACGCCGCCGGAGCGCGCGGTGAGATCACCGAGCACGTCGAGGACCTCGCCCTGCTCGGTTTCATCGGCATCGCCGACACTCCGCGTCCCACCGCCGAGGAGGCGGTACGGCGGCTCTGTGAGGCGGGCGTGCAGGTCACCATGATCACCGGTGACCACCCGGACACCGCCGTCGCGGTCGCCGCCGAACTCGGCATCCCCGACGCGCACGATGTCGTCACCGGTGCCGAACTCGACACTCTGTCCGCCGCCGAGCGTGTCGAGGCCGTCCAGCGCGCGACGGTCTACGCCCGTGTCACCCCGGCCCAGAAGGTACGGATCATCAAGGACCTGCGCCGAGCCGGGCGGGTGGTCGCGATGACCGGCGACGGGACGAACGACGCCGCGGCCATCCGCCGCGCCGACGTCGGCATCGCCGTCGCCGGGCGCGGCTCCGGCGCGGCCCGCAACGCCGCGGACCTCGTCCTGACCGCGCCCGACACCACACTCATCCTCGACGCGCTGCGCGAGGGCCGCGCCCTGTGGAACAGCGTCCGGGACGCGGCCGCGATCCTGGTGGGCGGCAACGCCGGGGAAGTGGCCTTCACCACCCTGGGGACGGCACTGGACGGGAACGCCCCACTGAGCACCCGGCAACTGCTCCTGGTGAACCTGTTCACCGACATGCTGCCGTCGCTCGCCGTCGCCATCACCCCCGCCGACCCCGGACCCGACCCCTCGGCACCACTCGGCGCCGCGCCGGTACGCGGGTTCACCGGCCACGACATGCGACAGGTGCTGGCCGTGCGCGGTGCCGCCACCGCAGCGGCGGCCCTGGCCTCCTGGCAGGCGGGCCGCCTCACCGGCCTCGTCCCCGGAGGACGCCGCCGGGCCTCCACCATGGGCCTGGCCGCCCTGGTCTGCGCCCAACTCGGCCAAACGCTCATCTCACGCTGGAACAGCCCCTTGGTCCTCGCCACCTGCGCCGTCTCGGCCGCAGCCCTGTTCGCCGTGGTCGAAACACCGGGCATCAGCCAGTTCTTCGGCTGCACCCCTCTCGGCCCCGGAGCCTGGACGATCGTCACGATGGCGGCGGCGGCCGCGACCCTGGGGGCCGCCGTCGCCCCAAGGCTGCTGCCTTCCCCTTCCGGGCCGGGTCCGGCGAGGCCGTCCGGATCCCGGTGAAGGGTCAGCCGCCGAGGAACTGGCCGCTTGGCCTGGGCGCCGTTGAGGCCGCTGGACGCGACAGAGAAGAATCCTTAAACCCCCGTAAACGGACCGCAACATGCTGATTGCGGCGCTGGTGTCCCGGGTAGCCGACCTCAACGGACGGGCGGACTGCAGCCCCATCTCCGGACCATGAGAGGCCCAGCCCTTTTCCAGGAGGCCGATATGGCAGCGACCGGAAAGACCAAGACCAGGCCCACGACCACCCGTGGCCGGGCCCCGCAAAAGGAGCGGCCCCAGACCAAGGGCCGAGCTTCCACCACGAAGCGCCCCACGTCGAAGGAGGGCACCGGAACGGCGCATCGGACGGTCGCTGTTCCTCTTGTCACCCCGCACGTCACCGTCCACAGGGTCAACGTGCCGACGCCGACTCTTCCGGTGAGCGGCGACGAGATGATGACCGCCGGTAAGGCCGTGACCTCGTTCCTCGCGCCGCCGGGCAGGCTGGCCTACTACGCAGGGCTGGGCGCCCTGGCGGCGTTCGGTGTCGTGGAATGGCCGGTGGCCGCGGCGATCGGGGTCGGGGTCGCCGTCGCGAAGCGCGCAAGCCGCTCCAGTGAGCGGCAGCATGAGCAGCCAGGGCGCCGCCGCCAGTAGTAGGAGCCGAGAAGCGGGCGCGAAGCGGGTCAGTCGCCGGTGTTGGTCTGGATCTCGCTGACGACCAGGGGGGTCGGCTGGGAGGTCATGGTCTGGTCGTCGAGGGCGCCGCCGGCGGCGTCGCAGTCGGCGCCCTGGCAGGTCCAGGTGATCTTCCAGGTGATGGTGGCGGTGATCTGCCAGGCGCCGCCCGGCTGGCCGGCCGAGGCGCGCGTGTAGGTGTAGCCGCAGGTCTTTCCGTCCTTGCTGCCCGCGTCCTGGCAGACGATCTGTGTCTCGCCGAGGTTCCAGGTGACGGACGACGGGTTCGCCGTCGCCTGGACGGTCTGGGCGCCCACCGTGATCGGCTGGGTCTGGACGACGGTGAAGCCGTCCACCCACAGGGACGTCCGCAGCCGGACGAAGGTCTTGCCCTTGGGGGCCGTGTGGACGGTCGGCACGGGGAACTGGGCCGAGGCCCTGGCCTGCTGCACCAGCGTCCAGGTGTCGGGCGGTGCGGGCGGAGGCGGCGCGCCGCCTCCGGGGCCGTCGACGCCGTCCACGGCCTGGTTGTCGGTCAGGCCTTCGGGGGCGGGTGGGGCCACCGGGCCGCTGACGCCGCCCGTCCCGCCTCCGCCCGTCCCGCCTCCGCCCCCGCCTCCGCGTCCGCCGGTCACGCCGGACAGGTTGCAGTCGAGACCTTTGTTCGCGCCGCCGCATCCGTCGGCGAGGGCCTGGGCCGGGGCCACGAGGGTGGACAGGAGGGCCGCCGCCACGGTGATGCCTGACGCCGCGCGGTGCCGTGTGGGGGTGTGAGACATCGCGTGTCCTCTGGGGGATGTCAGCATGTGCGGTCCCGGACGGAAGCGGCGACCTTCCAGGAACCGCCGTCGTACTGGACGGTGTACCGGTAGAGGTAGGCGCCGCCCTTCCCCCCGCCCGTCCGCTTGCCCGTCTTGGCGGAGAAGCGGTAACCCGCGACGGTGTTGACGCAGTCGATCAGGTAGACCTTCGTGCGGTCCTTGGAGGCCGCGTAGACCCGGGGGTTCAGGGTCTTCGTGAAGCGCCAGATCTGGCCCTTGGCCTTGGTGGCCTCGACGTCGTCGGTGACCTCGGTGAGGAGGGGGTCCATGGCGACGTCGGTGAGGCCGGCGGGGTCGTTCTTCTCGTAGGCGGCCTGGTACGCGGCCTGATAGGCGCGGTAGCGGGCAAGGACCGTCGTGAAGAGCTGCTCCGTCGGGACCGCGGTGGGCGCGCCGGCGGCGGCCGGGGTGCCGCCGGTGTCGAACCGGCCGTTGGGGGCCAGTTCGCCGCCGCCGGACGAGCCGGACGAGCCGCATCCGGCGGCCGTGCACACGGCGAGGACGGCCGACAGGCAGGCGGCGCGGCGAGACCCCAGAGGGGAGGAACGTACCAACCGGGTGCGCATCGCCATCCCTGAGCGGCAGCAGACAACGGGCCGAATACGCGCGAAAGCTTACAGAGATGCGTGGGGCGAGAAAAGAGATTCGTTGCGACCGCTTGACCTCGACCTTGCTTGAGGTACCAGGCTCCTGGTGAACGCGCTGATGGGAGGAGTCGGACATGCGTGCTGTGTGGTTGAGGAAGTTCGGCGGGCCGGAGGTGCTGGTCGCGGGGGACGCGCCCGATCCGGTGCCGGGTGAGGGCCGGGCGCTGGTCGAGGTCGAGTTCGCCAACATCACGTTCGTGGAGACGCAGATGCGGTCGGGCACCGGTCCGATGCCGGTGCGGCTGGAGCCGCCGGTGATCCCTGGCAACGGGGTCGGCGGCGTGGTCACGGCGGTCGGGGACGGGGTGGACGGGACGCTCGTCGGACGGCGTGTCGTCAGCAGTACCGGCGGCACCGGCGGCTACGCGGAGAAGGTCGCCGTGGACGCCGAGGGCCTGTTCGAGGTGCCGGACGGCCTGGCGCTCGACGACGCGGTCGCCCTGCTGGCCGACGGGCGCACCGCGACGATGATGACGCGCGCGGCCCGGCCCCGCGAAGGCGAACGCGTCCTGGTGGAGGCGGCGGCCGGTGGGGTCGGGACGCTCCTCGTCCAGCTCGCGAAGGCGCAGGGGGCGACGGTCGTCGCGGCCGCGCGAGGTGCGCGGAAGACCGAGCTGGTCATGAGGTTGGGGGCGGACGAGGCCGTCGACTACGGCGAGCCGGGCTGGGCGGAGAAGGCCGGGCCGGTGGACGTCGTGTTCGACGGCGTGGGCGGGGACGTGGCCCGCGAGGCGTTCGGCCTGCTCAGGAAGGGCGGACGCATGGTCAGTTTCGGGCTTGCGAGCGGGGAATGGGCGAGCATCCCCGAGGAGGACGCCCGGGAGCGGGGCGTCGCGCTCGTCCGGCCCACGGCCACGCCGGAGGAGTTGCGGGAGTTCACGCGGCACGCGCTGCGCGAGGCGGCGGCCGGACGGATCGAGCCGGTGATCGGGCAGCGCTTCCCGCTCGACGACGCCGCCGGGGCGCACGCCGCGATCGAGTCGCGCGGGACCGTCGGCAAGACGCTCCTGGAGGTCAGCCCACCCTCCTGAGGAACGCGACCAGCGAACGCTCGTAGGCGGCGGGGTCGACGTTCCAGGACTCGGTGTGGTCGCCCGGCGTGGGGATGTGGGTGACCGTGCCGGGCGGCGCCTTCCGGGCGAAGGCGAAGGCGGGGGCGTTGGCGACGGTGGCGTCGTCCTCGGTGGTGAACATGAGGACCGGCGTCCGCAGGTGGGGCGCGAACCGGCGCATGTCGAAGTCGGTCAGGTCGATGCCGATGCGCCACTGCAGGACGCGCTTGGCGATGTCCGTCATGAAGCCGGGCAGGTGGCGGGCATCGGCCTGCTTGTCCAGGGTGGCGTTCCAGTCGAGGACGGGGGAGTCCAGCACGACCCCGCGCACGAACGACGGGTCCCGCTGCAACGTCGTCATCGCCATCGCGCCGCCCATCGACCATCCGTACAGGACGACGCCCGTCGCGCCGTGTGCGCGCGCGTAGCCCATGGCGGAGACGACGTCGTGCCACTCCTTGTCGCCCAGATGGTTGCGGCGGTCGTGCGAAGGGGGTGCGCCCACGTCATTGCGGTAGGCGATGGACAGCATCGGCATGCCCAGCGCATGGACGGTGCGCATCACACGGAACGTCTCGGCCTTGTCGGCGTTGCGCCCATGGACGCCGATGACCCAGGTGCTCTTGGGGGACGTCCCCGGGACGAGCCACGCGGGCATGGGCCCGACCTCGGACGGATACGAGACGTCCTGGAACGGCAGCCCGAGCGCCGTCTTGGGGTCGCCGTCGTACATCCAGTGGTCGATCATCGCCGGGGCGTCCTTCACCAGGGCGCCCTCCACGGGGGACACCTTCCGGACGACGTGCTCGTCGTTCCCGCCGACGACGGGCCCGAGCAGGGCGCGCCCGCCCTTCCAGACCAGGGCCCACGCGCCGGGACGCTCCGTCCCCGGCTCGCGGGGCAGCGTGACGGTGCCGTTCCCCATGTCCTCGATGGTCAGCGGGTACTCGGCGGAGTGGTCGACCTCGATGGCGACGCCGGCGAAGTACCAGCCGACCCCGCCGACGAGCGCGCACAGCAGTGCGGTGATCGTGACGACCGCCGACATCAGCGGGCGGGCACGGCGGCGACGCCGGGGGTGCGGCGGGCCGGGGGACGCCGGGACGGACGACGCTGGTGCAGCGGTGGACACGACATACGAAAGTAGCCTCCCGCGAGCGTCGCCATCGCCCGGGGCGGCGCGCAATACATTGATTAGTGCGGTTAACCTGCCGATCAGGTGCCATAGGGGGAGCCATCGGGACGGAGGGACGCGCGGTGACGGGCCAGGACGACCGCGTCGCGGAGTTCGAGAGCCGGGTCGCCGAGTTCGCCCGGCGGCTGGCCCCGCCCGGCTGGCGGCGGCTCGACCTGCACTGCGCCGCGACGGTCGCCGCGAGCGACGTCGCGCTGACGGTGCTGACGGGCGAAGGCGGGATCGTGGCGGCCGAGGACGTCCCGGAGGAGCTGACCGGCCTGCTGATGGACCTGCGCCGCGCGCAGTGCCGGCCCGAGCGGGGCAGCTGGTTCTCGATGACCATGATCATCGAGCCGGGTTCGGTGCGCCCGCTCTACAACCACGAGTTCGACCCGCTGTGGGACCCGCCGATCCCGGTGGAGTACTGGCGGCGCGACCAGACCGTGATGCCGCGGGACGGCGAGAACGTGCCGGGCTGGCTGCGCGACCGGCTGGAGGGCCGCGAGCCCGCCGCGCCGCCCGCGTCCGCCCCGGAGCCGATGAACCCGGTCGAGCGGACGGAGCTGCTGTCGAACCGGTTCGCGATCCTGATCGCCGACCACGCGCCGGCGCTGTGGGAGCGGGTCTGCGGGCACTACCAGGCGGTCGGCGGGCACGCCGAGCTCTCCGCGATGACGTGCCACCACGCCGACGGCGCCCGGACGTCCCGGGAGGCGCCCGCCGCCGCCGCCGTGCTGCTCGACCGGCTCCGCGCCGGGACGCACGCGTTCCAGGGATCCACCTGGTCGCGGATCGACTTCGAGGTCCTGTACGAGGACGGGGCCGTGCGCTGCCGCGCGAGCTTCGCCCACGACGACGAGCCGCGCTGGGACGAGGAGCCGTCCGCCGACGACGTCCGGCGCGAGCTGGAGCGGTTCCCGCGCGAGGACGTCCCGGACTGGATGGCGCGCCGGCTCGGACCGCGCCCCCGGCCGATGGCGGTGGCCGGCACGCCGCCGCCCCCGCCGGGGTCGGGGCTGCGCCGGGCCAAGATCTTCGACCATGCGGGCCCGGACGGGAGCCGTCCCGCCGTGTCGCGCCCGCCCGTCCCGCCGGACCAGGCCGGGCGCGTGGCCGGGTACCTGCGGCAGGCCCCGGCCGTCATGGCCGCGCGCTCGAACGCCCCCGACCGGCTCGACCCGTCGCGCGGCTCGGCGGTGCCGCTGACCTTCCACACCGACGGGACGTGGGTGTGGTCGGGTGCGGTGGCCTATTACCTGAGCGAGCACGGCGTCCCGCCGGAGCCCGACCTCGTCGCGCACATCATCGCCAACGGGTTCCGCGTCCCCGAAGTCGACGACGACACCATGAACGCCGCGAACTCCGCCGTCACCGGACGCGCCGCGCCCGAACGCGTTCCGGCCGGAGCCGAGCCCGATTGGACGGGGACGCTCCAGCACCGCCTCGACCAGCTCCGCGTCGACCGCGCCGCCTACCGCATCAACGCGCGCCGCCTCGACGACGTGGCCGAGGGCGTCTGGTGCCTGGTGTCGCGGCAGGGCCGCTGGTCGGTGTTCCGGATGCGCGACGGGGAGCGCCGCAAGGAGGCCGTCTTCGACGACGCCGAGCAGGCGTCCGCGCACCTGCTCGGGCGGCTGCTGCTCGACCCACGCCACACCGTCGAGGACGGGCCCTTCGCGCCGCTCAAGGGTGAGCCGCCGCTCTCGCTCCTGCGCGACCGCCATGTCGTGGAACTGGCCGCGGGAACGGAGGTGGACCGCTACGGCGCCCCGGACGGCAACGTGACGTACGCGGCGCGCACGCCGTATCCGCAGCGGTCGCTGCCGCCCGAGTGGCGGGACCGCCCGTACCGCGTCTACCGGCTGCAGCGGCCTATGGAGACCCTGACCGGAACGGCCGTCCCGTGGTTCGGGCAGCCGGGCGGCGGGACGGCGCACGTGTTCCGGCGGTCGGTCACCGACCTGCTCGCCGACGGCGGCCTCGTCGAGATCCCGGACGCCTGAGCGCGCCCCGGCTCAGGCCTGGCCGATCGCGGCGACCAGCCCGAGCGCCAGCACCAGGTCGAGATGGATGAACGTCTCCAGCTTCGCGCCCGGCGGGACGTCCGGGTCGGCGGCGAGCCGGTCCAGGACGGCGAGCGCGGCGGGGCTGCCGAGGTCGTCGGCCAGCGCGGCCTCGGCCTCGGCCGCGTACGCGCGGTTCATCGGGCGTCCCGGG is a genomic window of Actinomadura citrea containing:
- a CDS encoding zinc-binding dehydrogenase; this translates as MRAVWLRKFGGPEVLVAGDAPDPVPGEGRALVEVEFANITFVETQMRSGTGPMPVRLEPPVIPGNGVGGVVTAVGDGVDGTLVGRRVVSSTGGTGGYAEKVAVDAEGLFEVPDGLALDDAVALLADGRTATMMTRAARPREGERVLVEAAAGGVGTLLVQLAKAQGATVVAAARGARKTELVMRLGADEAVDYGEPGWAEKAGPVDVVFDGVGGDVAREAFGLLRKGGRMVSFGLASGEWASIPEEDARERGVALVRPTATPEELREFTRHALREAAAGRIEPVIGQRFPLDDAAGAHAAIESRGTVGKTLLEVSPPS
- a CDS encoding cation-translocating P-type ATPase; amino-acid sequence: MGIAGMSVAKAVLAAPFAAVDMASTLAVSGAVAGTRAAAVGVGTTARVATGTVHEVGRRGAAVLRGGVEGGKAAEGRRKSEEAPDQKDGRPGVGSTVRAVAEAGFDRATRVSGAVVALAAGESGRRVWARGGRAHIRANGLAGGGRRQRRYTKALRDALLSLEGVDLAEVNAVTGHVLVAYAEGAVDLDTLVSTVEDVEEAHGAARFDEAAHARRPDDEMAWTAAMSALVADCAGAAGALAGRLLFLPPVPRPVVAAVSVADSMPRVRAALERRLGAPRADALLGVASAVVHGAGQGLVPVAVDAAHRVFQLYEIQARREVWEAREPRLAGGRPQDWGRRAQRPCPLPDGPVEKAADRTSLGHLIGAAGVLAGTRDVSAVADLLLATVPKAARHGREAFAAVLAHDLARRGVVQLDPGALRRLDRVSAVVIDSAVLCDGELRLLSAVATGDVLDDAGVWRAASALLAGYGRDDLEGPGPWRGRPEGGREAAGCRLERAADAPSGGPADPCGVTLDLLDEQRGRCGRVWVGSSLDPLAEALLSAAHEAADVVVLTEHASTRELLAWGDDSAVAADRLVRCVSDLQRDGHGVLAVACGQDQALDAADVGIGVLRDDRPVDWRADLLCGPGLAEAWRLLVAVRSARRASERAAQLSLSASALGALLIAGRPRRRRAGRVRLRRVVGSWHDVPPVHAASLPAMAVNAVSARRLNHRPLPLPIVRDDWHALTAEAAWRRLSRIAAERAAGNGAETQAAGLAKVPLLRRAVAGPAGTGLRIAAAVRQELADPLTPVLALGAAASAVVGSSVDALLVAGVVAGNALVGGAQRMRAEKALGELLLTQRIHARRLRVDAQAVVEGQAGEAAGERDFARLRTAESDRVTADRLHTGDVILLRSEDVVPADARLLWAESLEVDEAALTGESVPVDKSVEPSPGAGPADRHCMVYEGTTVVAGEAGAVVVATAEATEAGRAAALAGAADVSSSMQAHLAELTHRALPATVLGGAAVTLLGMLRGRPLRRGLGSGVAVAVAAVPEGLPLVATISQLAAARRLSRLGVLVRSTRALEALGRVDTLCFDKTGTLTEGRLRVVRASGSTRPLPLTGEGGRGLLRVAARACPPPGGGQAPHATDRAVLERAENLPPDSRWRLEEELPFETTRGFSASLGHDDDRAVIAVKGAPEVLLAKCSRVHGGAKGGRDKPLTAARRRAAAATVRRLAGQGLRVLAIAERNVPDAAGARGEITEHVEDLALLGFIGIADTPRPTAEEAVRRLCEAGVQVTMITGDHPDTAVAVAAELGIPDAHDVVTGAELDTLSAAERVEAVQRATVYARVTPAQKVRIIKDLRRAGRVVAMTGDGTNDAAAIRRADVGIAVAGRGSGAARNAADLVLTAPDTTLILDALREGRALWNSVRDAAAILVGGNAGEVAFTTLGTALDGNAPLSTRQLLLVNLFTDMLPSLAVAITPADPGPDPSAPLGAAPVRGFTGHDMRQVLAVRGAATAAAALASWQAGRLTGLVPGGRRRASTMGLAALVCAQLGQTLISRWNSPLVLATCAVSAAALFAVVETPGISQFFGCTPLGPGAWTIVTMAAAAATLGAAVAPRLLPSPSGPGPARPSGSR
- a CDS encoding TNT domain-containing protein (This protein contains a domain related to Tuberculosis Necrotizing Toxin, which is the C-terminal effector domain of outer membrane channel protein CpnT, and which has a lethal NAD+-glycohydrolase activity.), which produces MTGQDDRVAEFESRVAEFARRLAPPGWRRLDLHCAATVAASDVALTVLTGEGGIVAAEDVPEELTGLLMDLRRAQCRPERGSWFSMTMIIEPGSVRPLYNHEFDPLWDPPIPVEYWRRDQTVMPRDGENVPGWLRDRLEGREPAAPPASAPEPMNPVERTELLSNRFAILIADHAPALWERVCGHYQAVGGHAELSAMTCHHADGARTSREAPAAAAVLLDRLRAGTHAFQGSTWSRIDFEVLYEDGAVRCRASFAHDDEPRWDEEPSADDVRRELERFPREDVPDWMARRLGPRPRPMAVAGTPPPPPGSGLRRAKIFDHAGPDGSRPAVSRPPVPPDQAGRVAGYLRQAPAVMAARSNAPDRLDPSRGSAVPLTFHTDGTWVWSGAVAYYLSEHGVPPEPDLVAHIIANGFRVPEVDDDTMNAANSAVTGRAAPERVPAGAEPDWTGTLQHRLDQLRVDRAAYRINARRLDDVAEGVWCLVSRQGRWSVFRMRDGERRKEAVFDDAEQASAHLLGRLLLDPRHTVEDGPFAPLKGEPPLSLLRDRHVVELAAGTEVDRYGAPDGNVTYAARTPYPQRSLPPEWRDRPYRVYRLQRPMETLTGTAVPWFGQPGGGTAHVFRRSVTDLLADGGLVEIPDA
- a CDS encoding alpha/beta hydrolase family protein; translation: MSTAAPASSVPASPGPPHPRRRRRARPLMSAVVTITALLCALVGGVGWYFAGVAIEVDHSAEYPLTIEDMGNGTVTLPREPGTERPGAWALVWKGGRALLGPVVGGNDEHVVRKVSPVEGALVKDAPAMIDHWMYDGDPKTALGLPFQDVSYPSEVGPMPAWLVPGTSPKSTWVIGVHGRNADKAETFRVMRTVHALGMPMLSIAYRNDVGAPPSHDRRNHLGDKEWHDVVSAMGYARAHGATGVVLYGWSMGGAMAMTTLQRDPSFVRGVVLDSPVLDWNATLDKQADARHLPGFMTDIAKRVLQWRIGIDLTDFDMRRFAPHLRTPVLMFTTEDDATVANAPAFAFARKAPPGTVTHIPTPGDHTESWNVDPAAYERSLVAFLRRVG